In Methanoregula formicica SMSP, the DNA window ACGCACGGTTATTTGTACAGGTGAGCGTATCTGTGCCTTTGTTCACAACATAAAACTCGACAACCTCTCCCTGATTGTAGATATCCGAATCCATTATGATATAATCAGGATGGGTCGTATCGTTTGGCTGGGCTATCGTGACTTTATAGAGGGCTTTGGATTCCGGAGTAGCTGTGGTTATCGGCACCGGAGTCTGGTTTTCCGTTGCAAGATTTCCGGGACCCTGCGCAGATGTGCATGCTGCCACCAGGAGCAGGCTGACAAGCACAATGCACAAGGCAACAGCTGGGCAAACAGGACTCCTCCGACGCTTATTGGATAACAGATATTCTGACATAGGTTCACTTCTTCCGCACATATCCACATCAGCCGAACAAACCGATCACCAGGATCAGATCACCTATCTGAAAACACTCATGGCAGCAGGATATATCTCCGTTCCTGAGCACCGGAACATTGAGTTACCTTCACTCAGTTTCGGATCCATTACCCGGCCCCGAATATGAACGCTGATCTCTTACGAAGTAATACATTTATTCAAATATATATGCATTATTTATTGATCGCGTAAAAATTTCCATAAAATATCCATACACCATTGTGTATTGAACAAACTTGTTTTTCTGGAAATTATTCGCTCAGTGTTATTGCATTCTTATTGGCGTTCATACGTAACCCGGGTGTCGGCCCAGGACGCAAAAAAGTATGTTTTCGGACAATATTTAATAAGTAAATTCGGAATTTTTCAAGAACCTGACGAATCTCCCGGTCCCACCAGCCATTTCCAGAGCGGGATATAGTGCACCGTCCCCACCATCCCAAACCATTCGGCCGTTTCGATCTTCTCCACTCTCTCAGACAGGATAACAAGATTATCGCATTTGAGCTCACGCGATGCCTTCAGGAGCGCCCGGATCTCGCGGGATCTGGTCTTTTCGACAGTAAGATCGGTGCAGACCTGGATGAGGGCTGTGACCTGCCCACCTTTCTGTATGACAAAGTCCACTTCCTCCTGCTGGGCGTTCTTCCAGTAAAAGACCGAGGCCTGCCCCTGCAACTGGAGCTTCCAGAGCGCGATGGCAACGAGGTTCTCGTACATCTTCCCCCGATTCCCGGAGAAGCGGAAGGCCTTTGCGGCAATAAAGCCGGTATCCGAACAGTAGATCTTCTTGTTGGACGCGACCTGATCCTTCACCCGGAATGAGAATCGCGGAAGGGAGAAAAAGAGGAAGGTCTCCTCAAGGTACCCGAGATATTTCTGCACGGTCATCGGGCTTTTGCTCCGCGTGATCCGGGCCAGTGAGCCATAGGAGTACTCGGATGCAGTATTGGACAGGAGATACCGGGCAAGGTCCTCGATACCCTGCACGGAGCGGACCCGGAAGCGTTTCACGATATCCTTGTACACGATAGAGTCGAAGAGCGTTGCAAGATAATCCCGGGAGGAAAACCTCTTCACCAGCGGTTCCGGGTACCCCCCACCCTCAGCATACGCGGGGAGCGCGGCGATCTTCTCCTGCATGGTGAGTTCGCGGGAAGTGAGCCGGAGGAACTCGGCAAAGGAGAAGGGGAGGATGAACGTCTGGAGATAGCGGCCGGTGAGGTGCGTTGAGAGTTCCGCGCTGAGCAGGTGTGCATTGCTGCCGGTGATCACGAGGTCATATCCCTGGCGGGCGAGGCGGTTCACAAAAAGTTCCCACTCCGGGAGATTCTGGACTTCGTCAAGGAGCAGGACTTTGGGTTTATTGTACACCGAATCGACTGCTGCAATGATCTCATCATAATCCAGAAGATTCGTGAGCCGCTCGTCATCGAAATTGACATAGCCAAACGATCGGTCGCTGCTCCGGGCAAGGTGGTGGATGGCGAAGAACGACTTTCCGGCCCGGCGCGGGCCGGTGATCACCTTGATGAGAGACGTGCCGGACCCGGCAATCCTCGTATCCCTCTCGACATATGTCTCGGCCAGTGCTCTCTGGAGGTCACGCTGCTGGACAAGAAGAGTGTCGCGGACAGTCATAATCACCACATTTGAATAATCATAGTAGATGAAAATAGATAAAATTGTCTATTATGAATATCTGAAATGCTGTAAAATTACGAATGTCTTCTATCCGGGAACCCTCCCGAAAATCCCATGTACGTTGTGCCGGATGACGGATCTGCCATACAACCAGATTTTCATTTTACTTTTATTTGATGCGGGAAATCACCCTGTGAAAAACCGGGGTTATTATCGTTTGGCGAAGCAATACCGGGTCCGGTAAGAGGGGGCGCAGGAGCCCGTACGGGGAAAAACCCTATTACGCCGGAGGCAGGAGATCAGAGATTCGCCTTTTCGACTGGGGAACGGGAACGGATGTCAGCAGCCCAGGATCTTCCGGAGCTGCACGAACTCCTCCACCGAGTACTGACCCTCGGCCGTTGTGTCGCCCATGTGACAGTACACGAACTCGGAGCCAACGAGCGGGAGCACGGCCCTCGCGTGGCGGAACTGCGCGCCCATGACACCGGTACAAATCGGTTTGTTTGCTGCCTGTGTGAAGGTGAGGAGTTCGATCACATCCGCATCGCCCTGAGGGGTGACCACGATCTTGGGGATGTCGCCGTACGCCCGGAGATCGCGCTCCATGGCGAAGAGTTCACAGAGTGGGACCATCCGGGCTGTATG includes these proteins:
- a CDS encoding ATP-binding protein; amino-acid sequence: MTVRDTLLVQQRDLQRALAETYVERDTRIAGSGTSLIKVITGPRRAGKSFFAIHHLARSSDRSFGYVNFDDERLTNLLDYDEIIAAVDSVYNKPKVLLLDEVQNLPEWELFVNRLARQGYDLVITGSNAHLLSAELSTHLTGRYLQTFILPFSFAEFLRLTSRELTMQEKIAALPAYAEGGGYPEPLVKRFSSRDYLATLFDSIVYKDIVKRFRVRSVQGIEDLARYLLSNTASEYSYGSLARITRSKSPMTVQKYLGYLEETFLFFSLPRFSFRVKDQVASNKKIYCSDTGFIAAKAFRFSGNRGKMYENLVAIALWKLQLQGQASVFYWKNAQQEEVDFVIQKGGQVTALIQVCTDLTVEKTRSREIRALLKASRELKCDNLVILSERVEKIETAEWFGMVGTVHYIPLWKWLVGPGDSSGS